In the Flavobacteriales bacterium genome, GAGCAGATGCGTGCCTATCAGGAGTCCCTGGCCGAGGCGGAACGGGCGCGTCAGGAGCGTTCGGCACAGGCGCGTGAAGGTGCGCAGGGCACGGTGGACGCCACTCGGGAGCAACAGGCAGAGGCCGCGCGCCGGCGGGATGAGGCCCATGCCGGGCAGGTGGCGGCCCAGCGCAGTGCGGTGGAGCAATGGCAGGCCGGCCTGGAACAGGACGCCCGCATGGGGCTGGACCGCAACCAGCGCGCACGCGATGAGGTGACGGCGCAGATGGACCGTCAGGTGGCCCTGCAGGAACGCGGCGCCGAGCTGGCCCGCGGCCAGCGCGACCAGGTGCAGGAGACCAAGGACGTGCAGGCCCGCGTGGGGCAGCAGCTCAGCCAGCGCGCCACCGATCAGCGGCTCGCCGCGCAGGAACAACTGGCGCGCACGCCCCTGAATCAGCCCAAGGACTTCGCCGATTACAACCGAAGCAAGCTGGCCACCGAGTACCCCCCGGGCGTCACCGAGGAGAGCTACACCGAAGGCAACAAGGTGATCATCCGCCGCGTGGTGGTGAACGGCAACAAGGCGGACGAGTACAGCAAGGTGATCGCCAAGTGGGGCACCTTCTACTTCAAGAACGGCCAGAGCATCACCGAGATGATCTGGGCCAACGAGACCGAGCGCGATTGATCCGCGCTTGAACGATCTCCTGTTCCCCGGACAGGGCGCTCATCGTCACGACCTGTCCCGCCCTGCGGGATGCGCACACGAACACCTGGTCACCTGAGCACATGCTCACATGAGCACATGGCAACGACCTGTACCACCTCATCGGGATGAGCGAACGAACACATGGTCACATGACCACATGGCCCCATGCGCACAGGGTCATCTGGCGAGATGACCACACGCCCCGATCCGCTCCCCTGATGCCGGTTGAACGCCCCTAGGGCTTCGCCGCCGCCTTGTCCCGTTCGCGCAGCCGTTTCACCAGGTCGGCCACCTGGGTGGGGTTGAGCTGCTTGCCCACGATCTTCCGGTCTGGACCGATGAGGAAGAACTTGGGGGTGGCGTACACGTCGTAGGTGTCGGCGTAGTTGAGGCTCTGCAGGGTGGTGAGCTTGGGGATGTACTTGTAGGGGTCCTTCTTGGCCTCCTCGTACACGGTGTGGGTGAGGCCCACGTTCACCCAGTCCATCTTGTGCTCGCGGATGAAGGCCTTCCAGTCGTCGAACAGCTTCTGGTCCGTGGCCTTGGCGACGCTGTACACCTCGATGCCCATGGGGCGCAGGGTGTCGCGGTAGCTGGTATAGATCACCGGCAGCTCCTTCTTGCAGTGGCCGCAGTGGGGGTCCCAGAACACCAGCAGCACATAGTCGTTGGGCAGCTTGTGCAGGCTCTTCCACACCTGCTCGGTGGTGTCGGGCAGGATGATCTCGCTGGATCTGGCGCCGATGACCAGGGGGGCCTGCTTCTGGGCGCGTTCGCAGAGCTTCTTGAGCTTCTCCTCGCTCATCCAGAAGGCCTTGCTGTTGCCGCCCGCCTTGGGGCAGTAGTAGGTCAGCGCCATGTGCACGAACACGGCGTCCATGCCCATGATGTCGCTGGTCTCGTACTTGTAGGTGATGCCGTGCACCACGAAGCGGAAGAGGTCCTCGCTCGGGCCCAGGCGGCCGATGAGGTCGTCGGCGAGCTTGATGATGGTGTCCGGGATCTGGGGCACCACCGCACCGATGTACTCATCGAACTTGTTCTGGAAGACCGGGGTGTGGATGATGCGCGGGTCCTTCAGGTCCACGTGGTCCCAGTAGTGCTCACGGTACTGGTAGTAGGCGGCGATGCTGTCCACCCGGCCGTCGGGCAGTTTGGGCTTCTCCAGGTCCACGGGCATGCTCATCCGAACGATGGCGGCCACCAGCGAGCCCGGGGCCTTGGCCACCAGGTCGGCCTGGTAGGCGCGCACCTCCTTGTCCAGTTCCTCCAGGCGCCCCTTCAGCACGCTGCGGCGGAGCGGGTCCGTGGCGTCGTTCAGCAGGGTGCGCAGGCTGTCGCCCTGTTGCTTGCGGCCGTTCAGGAAGCGGATGTAGCCGAAGAAGAGGCCGTTCTCCTGGCTCTTGTCCACGGCCATGGCGCCCATCAGGTCGGCAGCGGAAGTGCGCATGCGCACCTCCGGTTCGTTCACAATGAACTCGAAGTACTTGGGGCCCTTGACCACCACGGCATACACGCCGGCCTTGTAGCCCTCGGGGCGGTTGAAGAGGACGGCACCTTTGGCGTCGGCCACGGCGGTGTCGGCGTAGTAGAGCTTGTTGCCGTAGTAGTTCGCCAGGAAGACCGTGTCCTTCTCGGCGCCGGTGATGCGGAACTCCAGTCGGCGCTGTTCCTGGGCCAGCAGGCCGGCCAGGGGCAGGGTGGTGAGCAGCAGTGCGGTGGGGATGCGCATGGGGCAAAACTAGCCGGGCCCCAGGGGCGGGGACCGGGTGTTAACACCCGATCAACAAACAGCGGGCCGGGGAAAAGGATCCCCCGCGGGGCTGTGGGCAAGGCAACGTTCGGGGCTTCCGTGCGTCCATGGGGTTGAGCTATCTTTGAACCTCACAATCCCCAGGACATGCGCAGGAGCATCCTTACCCTTTCGTTCGCCGCGTTCGCTGTGCTGGCCTCCGCCCAGGAGCGCCAGGTGAAGGTCGCGGACACCCCGCAGATAAAGGCCAAGGCCGAGGAGCGCACCGAGCTGGTGCATCGCACGGTGAACCTGTCGGAGGCCCAGCGCGCCCAGGTGCTGGACGCCTACCTGGAGGTGGAGCGGTACCGCGACGCGCTGCGCCAGCGCTTCGAGGGGCAGCCCGCCGAGGTGGTGGAGGGCGACATGCCCGGCCAGTACAAGGTGATGGACGAGATGGTGGAGACCCGCCTGAACGCGGTGCTCACGGAAGAGCAGCTCAAGGTGTGGCACGAGGCCGCCAAGTGAGCGATCGACCCGGACCCGTGAAGGCCGCCTGAGGGCGGCCTTCCTCATTTCAGGAGGCCACGGCCGTCTTGAACTCGCTGGTGGTGTGGAAGGTGATGGCCGGGTTCTCGCGCCGCTCCAGGTCCAGGATGTAGGCCGTGGGTGCCATGAAGACCGGGTTGCCGTCCTTGTCCTGCACCACCTGCTGGGCCTTCACCCGGATGAAGCGGTCCAGCGCCTCAGGGTCGGTGGCCGTGAGCCAGCAGGCCTTGTGCGCCTGGATGGACTGGAACGCGCACTTCGCGCCGTATTCGTGCTCCAACCGGTAGGCGATCACCTCGAACTGCAGGTCGCCCACGCAGCCCACGATCTTCTTGTTGCCGGGCTGTTGCACGAAGAGCTGGGCCACCCCTTCATCGGTGAGCTGGCGGATGCCCTTCTCCAGCTGCTTGCTCTTCATGGGGTCCATGTTCACCAGCTCGCGGAACAGCTCGGGTGAGAAGGCGGGGATGCCGCGGAAATGGAAGCGCGCACCGTCGGTGAGCGTGTCGCCGATCTTGAAATTGCCCGTGTCGAACAGGCCGATCACATCACCGGGCCAGGCCTCGTCCACGATGGTCTTCTGCGCGGCGAGGAAGTTGGTGGGCGTGGCGAAGCGCAACTGCTTCTCCAGCCGCACATGGTGGTAGTAGGTGTTGCGCTGGAAGCGTCCGCTGCATACCCGGAGGAAGGCGATGCGGTCGCGGTGGTTGGGGTCGAGGTTCGCGTGGATCTTGAACACGAACCCGCTGAAGGCCTTGTCCTCCGGGGAGACCTCCCCTTGGTCGGTGGGGCGGGGCTGTGGCGGCGGCGCGATGCGCACGAAGGTGTCCAGCACCTCCTTCACCCCGAAGTTGTTGAACGCGCTGCCGAAGAACACCGGTGCCCGCCGCCCGGCGAGGTAGTCATCGAGGTCCAGCGCACCGTATACACCCTCCACGAGCTCCACGTCCTGCCGCAGCTGGCCGGCGGCATCGGCGCCGAGCTGGGTGTCCAGCCGCGGATCGGCCAGGTCGTCGATGTGCACCGCAGCGCCCTCCACCTTGGTCTTCACCTCCTCGAAGAGCCGCAGGTCCTTGTCGTACAGGTCGTAGACCCCCTGGAAGGTGTGGCCGATGCCGATGGGCCAGCTCAGCGGGGTCACCTTGATGCGCAGCTCCCGCTCCAGCTCGTCCAGCAGGTCGAAGGGGTCGCGGCCCTCCAGGTCGAGCTTGTTGATGAAGACCATCACGGGGGTGTGGCGCATGCGGCACACCTCCATCAGCCGCCGGGTCTGTTCCTCCACGCCCTTCACGCAGTCCACCACCAGGATCACACTGTCCACGGCGGTCAGGGTGCGGTAGGTGTCCTCGGCGAAGTCCTTGTGGCCGGGGGTGTCCAGCAGGTTCACCAGCTTGCCGGCATAGTGGAAGGTCATCACCGAAGTGCTGACGCTGATGCCGCGCTGGCGCTCGATCTCCATAAAGTCGCTTGCGGCGCCCTTGCGGATCTTGTTGTTCTTCACCGCCCCGGCGGTCTGGATCGCGCCGCCATAGAGCAGGAACTTCTCCGTCAGGGTGGTCTTCCCGGCGTCGGGGTGGCTGATGATGGCGAAGGTGCGCCGGCGTTCGATCTCCTCGTGAAGGCCCATGGGGCGGCAAAAGTAGACGCCGGGTCGCGAGGCGCCGTCCGTGGGAGCCCAAGGTGGTTCCGTCGGATCGCATCAACGGTCGTCAGCGTGGGCCAGTACCTTGGCGGCAAACCGAACGCGAACGAATGGACCAACGATCCCTCCTGGCCGGCGCGCTGCTGCTGGCCTGCCTGCCCATCGGGGCCCAGAACCCGGTCGAACTGCAACTTGTGCCCTGGGCCAATGGCCTCAGTCAGGTGGTGGACCTGGCCCACGCCGGTGACAGCCGCCTGTTCGCGGTGCGCCGCCAGGGGCTCATCACCATCATCAGCGACAGCATGACGGTGGTGTCGCAGCCCTTCCTGAACATCACTACCGCGGTGAACGACCAGGCCGGTGAGCAGGGGCTGCTGGGCCTGGCCTTCGACCCGGATCACGCCAACAACGGCTTCTTCTATGTGCACTACACGGCCGGCACGGGGAATGGCATCAGCCGCATCAGCCGGTGGCGGGTGAGCAACGACCCGGATTCCGCCGACACGGCCAGCGAAGAGGTGCTGTACGAATGGCCCCAGCCCTTCAGCAACCACAACGGCGGTGATCTGGACTTCGGGCCGGATGGGATGCTGTACGTCACCTTCGGCGATGGAGGCGACGGGGGCGACCCGCTGAACAATGCGCAGGACCTGAGCGATCCGCTGGGCGATATCATCCGCATCGACGTCAGCGATCCGGACACCACTTGGACGGTTCCTCCGGACAACCCGTGGGCGGGCCTCAACAACGATACGCTGCCCGAGATCTGGGCGAGCGGGCTGCGCAACCCGTACCGCTTCGGCTTCGACCGGCTCACGGGCGACCTGTGGATCGGGGACGTAGGCCAGAATGCCTGGGAGGAGCTCGACTTCTGGCCCGCGGGTGACAACAGCGGCCCCAACTTCGGCTGGCGCTGCTACGAGGGCGACTCGCCCTTCAATACGGGCGGATGCCAGGGCATGTCCACCTATGAGTTCCCGGTGAGCGTGCATGAGAACATCGCCACGGGCGGCACTTGGTGCAGCGCCATCGGTGGCCGGGTGTACCGCGGCACCACGTATCCCCGCCTGGTGGGCCGGCACATCTACACGGACTATTGTGCCGGCGAGTTCTGGATGCTGACCCCCGACGGCCAGGGAGGTTGGGTGGATGAACTGGGCCTGGCCAGTGGCACCCAGGGCTACGTGGTGATCGCCGAGGATGTGGTCGGCGAACTCTACGCGGGCAACACGAGCAATGGCCAGGTGCGCAAGATCGTGGACCGCTGCCCGATGGACCCGCCCAGCATCAGCTTTGACGGGGCCGTGCTGAGCAGCACCGTCGCGAACGACTACCAGTGGTTCCTCGACGGCAGCCCGATCAGTGGGGCCACGGGGCAGACCTGGGCGCCGACGACCAATGGACTGTACTACGTGGTGGGCGGTTTCGCGAACAACTGCGAGCTGCGGTCGGACAGCATCCAGGTGCTCACCATCGGCTTGGAGGAGGCGGCCGGCACCGCCCTTCGGGTCTATCCGCAACCGGTGGAGGACGAACTGGTGGTGGAGTGGACGGCGATCGCTGCTGGTGAAAGCTGGCAGCTGGTGGATGCCCTGGGTCGCGAGCTCCTGAGCGGTGGCTGGCCCGCCGGTCGCACCGTCGCACGGATCGATGTGCGCGGGATCGCCCCGGGGCCGGCCGTGCTCCGCCTCATCGACGCTGAAGGCCGCACGCGCGCCAGCCGCCCCGTGCTGGTCCGCTAAGGGACGGTCGTTCAACGAAGAAGCCCCCTTGGCACGCCAAGGGGGCTTCTTCATTCCGAGCGGTCCGATCAGCGGCGCACCACAAGGCGCTCGGTCAGCACACGGTCACCCGCCGTGAGGCGCACGACATAGAGGCCGGTGGGCAGCTGCTGGTCCATGGCGATGGTCCGTTCCACGCGGCCGGCCTGCACGGCAAGCCCGGTGGACAGCACCAGGCGGCCCTGCCCGTCGATGACGTCAAGCACGGCGTTGGTCGTGGTGGCACCGAGGTCGCTGAGGCGGATCGCCAAGCTGTTGCCGTCGTTCGGGTTGGGGAAGACGGCGAAGGCGGGAGAACCGCTCTCGAGAAGGGTGCCGGTGCGGAACTCCACCGGGGCGCCGATGGTGACCTCGCACACATCACCGGCCGGGCAGAAGGAGGCCGCATTGTCCAAGCTCGCCTGAACGGTCACCGCATAGGTGACGCCGTCCAGCAATGGCAGGGTGGCCCAGTTCAGCAGCAGGTTGGTGCTGGTGATGGTGATCTGGCGCACGAAGCCGCCGCCGTCCGCTTCGAACCGGAAGCGGTAGTGCGTGGCGCCCGCCACCGGATAGCAGTGCACCTTGTCGGAGCTGCCGAACTCACGCGTCACCCCGCAGGAGAAGTTGGCGTTGTTGGGGTTGTCGATGAGCTTGGTGGCCGGGCAGGTGATGGCCGGGCTGGGGATGCGGAACCGGCAGGCGGGACCGAACTCGTTGTCCACCCCGTTCACACGGCTGCGGATGCGCACGTTGAGCAGGCGGTTGGTGGGCAGGGGCAGGGTGACGATGCTGCTCAGTTTCAGGTGGCAGGCGCGGGTGGCGTTGGCCGGACCGAACCCGCCGCTGGTGGCGTGGTTGCGGAAGATGCGGCGGCTGTAGCCTCCATCGGCATCGAAGAACCAGAACTGGTAGCCGTCATCGGTCTGGTCACCCACGGTCCACTCCGCGCTCACGTCCGGGTTCTCGGTGGCCACGATCACGTCGTTGGGCAGCCAGTCCTCCTTGTCGCACTGCTGGAAGATGGGCCGGTCGAAGCCCACCGGCACGCAGAAGGGGTTGTTGGCCGAGCCGGTGGCGTTGTAGGTGCCATCGCTGTCCAGCACGCGCTGGCCCGTTGCGTCGGCCAGGATGTAACCGCCGGGTGCATCGATGCCGTCGCCGAAGCCGTCGAACATCACCAGTTCATAGCAGCCGTTGGGCAGGCAGCAGGCCTCGGTGATCGTGCTGAGCTGCTGGAAGTAGGGGCCGCCGGAGCACACCGTGGGGCCTCCGCCGGCCTCCTGGATCACCCAGGTGATCTCATCCGGATAGGTATCCGTGTTGATCGTCAACTCCATCTCGTTCTCCGTGCAGGGCGGGGGAGGCGTGCAGTCCTCGGTGATGCTGCCGATGGTGACGTTGCATTGGGCGTAGGTGTCGTGCGTCACGGTGATGGACACCAGGTCCAGGTTGTTGAAGGTGCCGATGGTGTACACCCCGGTGCCGACGGCCGATTCGAAGTCGAAGTTGAGGTCGTTGAAGATGTCCACCGCGGCGCTGCTGCCCAGATCGGTCACGTTCACTACAATGTCCCACGTGAAGTCATCCACGCACACCGGGTTCACGGTGAAGGTGGGGGGCTCGCAGAGGCAGAACTGGTTGGTGGCGATGTTCGCCTCACCGGGGGTCACGCAGCGCAGGCTGAAGTCCACATTGTTCTGGTCGGTGTCCACGCCGTCCGGGAAGCGGGACAGGCCCTGCTGCTCGTAGCTGGGGATCAGGGCGGGGTTGTCCTCCAGCCCCACGCCGCTTCCTTCGGTGTATCCAACGATATCGCCCTCATAGGTCATGGCATCGAGCAGGGTGTTCGCCGGATCGAGCAAGGCCACGCCGTCAGGGGCGCCGTTCTGAATGAGGTTGGTGGCCGGGCTCACCTGGAGGTCGCAGTTGGCCACGGCACTGCCGGTGCCACAGATCACATAGTAGTCACCGGCGGCCAGCGAGAAGCTCGGCAGCGTGAAGGTGGCGTAGGGCAGGCCGTTGGACCCGTTGATCAACTGCACCTTCACCCCGGCCAGGTCCAGGGCCACCGCACCCGTGTTCTTGATCTCGACGAATTCCAAGGCGTCGGTCCCGTCCTGGTCGTAGTCCACCTCATTGATCAGCAGCACGGTGTAGTCCAGCGGCGGTTCGCAGGTGGGCGCCGGACCACTAACAGTGATCGCATCACACGGTGCGGTGAAGGTCACCGAGTAGGCGTCCGCGTCGCTGATGCCGCTCACCACGATGGTGCCGTTGGACACGGCAGCGGGATCGTCCCCGCCCACACTGCCAGTAACGCTGTTGTTCACCACGGTGATGCCGGCCTGAACGCCGGAGTATGCGATGCTGAGGTCGTAAGTGTCGCCCGGGCCGGGGTTGGTGCTGTTGCAGGTGGCTGTAACCGTGCCGATCGTGATGCCACACGACGGGACCGAGAAGCTCTGGCCGTTGTTGAAGGCGCCGGGGGTGGCGGTGGCCTGCGCGGCCCACGTGAAGTTGCCATAGACCGTGCCTGTGCCGGTGAGCTGAAGCGACTGGCCTTCGACGTTACCGGGTTCGGACACACCGATATCCGTGCTGGTCTGACCATTGGCCGCGCCGGCGGTGGCGGTGAAGCTTCCCTCGTAGCTCAGGAACTGGATCACCACGCTGCTGCCGTTCACCAGGGCCACACCGTCGGGCGAGCCGTTCTGAAGGCCGCTGATCGGGGTCCAGACCACGCCATAGCCGCCGCCCAGATCGGGGATCGTCCCGCTCAGCGTGCCGATGGGGGTGTAGTTGGCGCCGCCCGAGCCATTATAGGGGATGATCGTCCATCCGGTGAGGTCGGTGCCGGCCGGGCCGGCGATCTCCACGCCTTCCCCGCTGTCGCCGCTGGCGTCGTCGTAGTGGATCTCGTTGATGAAGACGGTCTGCGCCGAAAGTGCACCGGCCGCTAGGAAGGCCGTCAGCAACGGTGCCATCCGTGCCGGTTGGGTCATGTGGCTCATGGGTGAGGGTGTTTGGGTCAGGGATGCAAAGCTCGAACGGGAAAGTTAACCGGGATCTGGGGAACTGTTAACCCTGCGCGGCGTGTCCTGGATCGGGGCCAACCACTACTTTGCACCATCACCCGACCCCATGCGCATCGCCATCGCCCTTGTCGCCTCCCTGCTGGGGGCCGCCGCCGCAGGCCAGACCGTGCTCTACACGGAGAACTTCGAAACCGCGCCCACCTTCACGTTGAACACCACGGACGTCGGCTCCATCAGCGGTGGGGCGAACACGTGGCTCATCAACAGCACCTACGCGGGTGGCAATGGTGACGTGGACTGCAGCGGGTTCACGGTCACCTTCACCATTCCATCCACTGCGGGCCAGCCCGGGGGGATCCAGCCGGCCAATGGGAACTACCTCCACACGGCGAGCACGGAGGCCGTGGCCGATGGCATCACCTGTTGCTCCTTCGCCGCCGCCGATGGGTTCTGCACCGACCCCGGCAACCACTTCGCCCGCATGAGCACGGACATCAGCACGCTGGGCCAGACCGATGTGACGCTCTCGTTCTGGTGGCTCTGCAATGGGGGCAACCAGAACTATGGTGAGGTGTACTACAGCACCAACGGTGGAAGCAGCTGGAACCTGATCACCACGCCCATCAGCCAGTATCGCAACCAACCGACGTGGACCCAGCAGAGCATCATGCTGCCGGCCTTCGACAACCAGGCCACGCTGCGGTTCGGCTACCGCTTCGTGAACGGCACCTCGTTGTTCGGTGGACAGGACCCCGGCTTCGGTATCGACAACATCCAGGTGAGCGCGGCGGGTGCGCAGCCGAACGCGTTGACCACCACCACGGTGAGCCCTGTTCAGGTGTGCGTGGGAGGCACCGTCCAAGTGGTGTACACGGCCACCGGTACCTGGGGGGGCGGCAACGTGTTCACCGCGGAGCTCAGCGATGCGTCCGGGAGCTTCGCCGCTCCTGTCGCGGTGGGCAGCATCGCCTCCACCACTCCGGTCCCGATCACGGCCACCATCCCGCTGGGCACCCTGCCCGGCACCGGCTATCGCCTCCGGGTCACGGCGAGCACACCGGCGACCACGGGTGCGCCGAACGTCCAGGACATCACCATCTCGGTGGGCAACAACGCGGGTGCGGGTGGCAACATCTTCATCTGCAAGAACACAGGGCTGTACACCTTGCTGAACGAACTGACCGGCTCTCCGGACAATTGCGGCACCTGGACCGGTCCGAACGGGAACCCCTTCAATGGCGTGTTCGATTCGGCCAGCGACCCGGGCGGCTGTTACACCTACATGGTGGCCTGCAGCGTGGGTTGCCCGGCGGATGACACCGACCTGTGCATCACGCTCATCGACGGCGCCAATGCCGGGCAGGACGCCAGCGCGGCCGTGTGCAACGCCGACGGCGCCCAGAGCCTGTTCCCCTTCGTGGTGGGCGGGGACCTCACGGGTCTCTTCTTCGATGGGACGATACCCCTGGTGGAGACCCCGCAGGCGGCCGGCACGTACGACCTGACGTATGTGGTGTATGGCCAGGGACCATGTCCCAACGACACGGCCTCGCTGGTGCTGGTGGTGTCGGACAGCGCGTGGGCAGGTGCGGGTGGAACGGTGACGTTCTGCGCGGACGACCCGGCCACGGCGCTCTTCGGCCTGCTGACCGACGGTCCTGACCAAGGGGGCTCGTGGACGGACCCGAACAACCTGCCGTTCGGTGGGGTCTTCGTTCCAGGTGTCTCTCCGGTGGGTCTGTACACCTACACGGTGAACGCCGTGGCGCCCTGTCCGGCGGACGAGGCGGTGTTGGCCGTGGTGGTGGACCCGTGCCTTGGAGTGACCGAAGCGGATGGAGGCCAGGCCGGCCTTCGGTCGTGGATGGAAGGGAACGTGCTCACGCTATCGTGGTCGTTCGCAGGGGAGCCGATGATCCGGATCCTGGATGCGGGTGGGCGGGCCGTTCCCGTTGAGGTGGAGGCCGTTGACCCCGGACAGGCCCGGGTGGGCATCGGCTCCCTGGCCGAAGGGGTCTACACCGTGGTGCTGACCGATCGCGCGGTGCGGGGGGCGGCCCGCTTCGTGATCACTCGCTAGTGTGTTGGCGATCGTGGATGGATCGTGGACAACCCACGGTCCTTCGTCTCACGGGCCCCGGATAACTTGCCCCTGCCTTGGAGCCGAGCGCCGAGGTCGTGTTCGGGACGTGGGCCGGAAGGCCAGCCTGGTAAGAGGTGCGGACCGGACGGCATGAGCAGGCCAGCCACGCTTGTGCGGACCAAAGCAGTACCGGGGAGCCCGATCGCAAGAACGGTCCCGGTGGTGTGAAGCGCAGGTGAAGAGGGCGTGAACCGGGGATCAAGGTCCACGGGGCGCGTGAGCAGGGGTCGCCGAACGGGCGACCCCTGCTTCGTTCCTGCCGGCTGCGATCGGCGCGGGAAACCGGCGCGTGACGCGTATTCCGACACGATCGATCGTGGATAAGTGCGCCGCACCGCACCGGGCCGGGGGGGGCAAGGGGCGGATACATTTGGTCAGCAACGTTCCTTGATCGGATGAAGAAGAAAGACCGGAAGATCTTCGTGCTGGACACCTCGGTGATCCTCTACGACCACTCGGCCATCGAATGCTTCCAGGAGCACGATGTCGCCGTCCCCATCCAAGTGCTTGAAGAACTTGACACCTTCAAAAAAGGCAACGACACCATCAACTATGAGGCGCGGGAGTTCATCCGGCACCTCGACGGCATCGCCCAGCGCGACCTGCTGACGGATTGGATCCCCCTGAACGGGCCCACCAAGGGCAAGTTCAAGGTGGTGGCCAAGCACGACCTCAACGGGGTCGATGCCACCAAGGTCTTCCAGGACAGCAAGAACGACCATCAGATCATCAATGCGGCACTGACCCTTCAGCGACAGCACAAGGACCGCAAGGTGGTGCTGGTGAGCAAGGATATCGCCCTGCGATTGAAGGCCAAGAGCCTGAACATCGTGGCCGAGGACTACCTCACGGGCAAGGTGCAGGACATGCAGCACAAGCTGTACACCGGCCGGACGGTGCTGGACGATTACAATGAGGGGCTGATCGACACCTTGTTCGAGCAAGGCAGCCTGCCGGTGGACGACCTGGGGATCAAGCGTCCGCGCGGGAACCAGTTCTTCATCCTCCGTCACAAGAAGAAGAGCATCCTGGCCAAGTTCGATCCGCGCACGGGCATGGTGGGTCGTGTGGAGAAGCAGAACGTCTTCGGTATCGGCCCCAAGAACGCCGAACAGGCGCTGGCCATGAGCGCGCTGCTCGACCCGGAGATCAAGTTGGTGACCTTGCAGGGCGCCGCAGGGACAGGAAAAACGCTGCTGGCCCTGGCGTGCGCCTTGGAGCAGCGGCGGATGTACAGGCAGATCTATGTCACCCGCCCGGTGGTGCCGCTCAGCAACAAGGACATCGGCTATCTGCCGGGGGATATCCAGAGCAAGCTTGATCCCTATATGCAGCCCTTGTGGGACAACCTCAAG is a window encoding:
- a CDS encoding choice-of-anchor J domain-containing protein; the encoded protein is MRIAIALVASLLGAAAAGQTVLYTENFETAPTFTLNTTDVGSISGGANTWLINSTYAGGNGDVDCSGFTVTFTIPSTAGQPGGIQPANGNYLHTASTEAVADGITCCSFAAADGFCTDPGNHFARMSTDISTLGQTDVTLSFWWLCNGGNQNYGEVYYSTNGGSSWNLITTPISQYRNQPTWTQQSIMLPAFDNQATLRFGYRFVNGTSLFGGQDPGFGIDNIQVSAAGAQPNALTTTTVSPVQVCVGGTVQVVYTATGTWGGGNVFTAELSDASGSFAAPVAVGSIASTTPVPITATIPLGTLPGTGYRLRVTASTPATTGAPNVQDITISVGNNAGAGGNIFICKNTGLYTLLNELTGSPDNCGTWTGPNGNPFNGVFDSASDPGGCYTYMVACSVGCPADDTDLCITLIDGANAGQDASAAVCNADGAQSLFPFVVGGDLTGLFFDGTIPLVETPQAAGTYDLTYVVYGQGPCPNDTASLVLVVSDSAWAGAGGTVTFCADDPATALFGLLTDGPDQGGSWTDPNNLPFGGVFVPGVSPVGLYTYTVNAVAPCPADEAVLAVVVDPCLGVTEADGGQAGLRSWMEGNVLTLSWSFAGEPMIRILDAGGRAVPVEVEAVDPGQARVGIGSLAEGVYTVVLTDRAVRGAARFVITR
- a CDS encoding PhoH family protein, giving the protein MKKKDRKIFVLDTSVILYDHSAIECFQEHDVAVPIQVLEELDTFKKGNDTINYEAREFIRHLDGIAQRDLLTDWIPLNGPTKGKFKVVAKHDLNGVDATKVFQDSKNDHQIINAALTLQRQHKDRKVVLVSKDIALRLKAKSLNIVAEDYLTGKVQDMQHKLYTGRTVLDDYNEGLIDTLFEQGSLPVDDLGIKRPRGNQFFILRHKKKSILAKFDPRTGMVGRVEKQNVFGIGPKNAEQALAMSALLDPEIKLVTLQGAAGTGKTLLALACALEQRRMYRQIYVTRPVVPLSNKDIGYLPGDIQSKLDPYMQPLWDNLKLIKGQFEKHDSTPKRIDEMLENEKIAIAPLAYIRGRSLSNIFFIVDEAQNLTPLEVKTVISRAGEGTKIVFTGDVHQIDSPFLDAESNGLSYLIDKAKDDPLFAHITLEKGERSPLANLANELL